The following is a genomic window from Parus major isolate Abel chromosome 14, Parus_major1.1, whole genome shotgun sequence.
GAGtataaagtttctttttaatagtatttttaacCTGTGGACCTGACAGAATATTATCTGTGCTCTTTTCTGGGCGAGCTCTCAGAGATCAGGGTTCTGCCTGTGCTGATACATCCAGTCATGAACCAGCATTGGAGAATCCCAAGTCTTTTCCTTGTCTAAGGAACACTCACAGCTACAGAGGCTGTCCCATAGCTTGGAAATGTTTCTGAGGAGCCtaaatacttgtttttcttttctaattccCTTTAAAGCTGACGGGACCAATACTTTCAAGCAGCACCGTCGGACCCCGTCCTCGTCCAGCACCCTCACGTACTCCCCTCGGGATGAGGATGATGGCATGGTAGGTGTTGTCAGGACCCTTCTGACTGGCTTAGCTGATCAGGAGTGAAATAAGAGGTGTCTGGAGCTCCTCTGGACTCCTCTGCCTGCCTCATCATTCTCTGTGTTACGTGTGCCCCAGGGGCAGGACCAGCCTCAGCACTCCTGGCTGCTCCCgaggctggtgctgtggggaAACAGCTCATTCTGACCTGGGGCTTTaggctggagctgcttctgctgctttcaacACTGTTTGAACTCTGTGGATCCAAAGCTGGGAACCACAAATCCCAGAGCCTCCTTGGGAGGGTGTACCTGGCTCCTGGgacagctggaaacagctccTGCTAGGGATGTCTGGGCTGTGACTGGGACCAGCAGAGCCCTGTTGGATGGAtcccagctggctctgcagtTGTGGAGTTACAGAATCCATTCCTATTCCCACCTCCAGATGGGGCCTCTGACCACAGGGAGAGCGTTTGGGACCTGCAGAGTGGGATGTTGGGCACTATGGACTGTGCTGGGCTTCCCACACAAACCATTCCTGTGTCTCCCAGTAACTTGGTGGTAAAGCAGTTCCCAATTTTGTATCCAGttttctctctcacttctgAGCAAGTTCTTTTTGGGGAATTTAGTGATTTAACAGGCTCCAGTGTTAGCTGCTTGGAGAGAAATTAAGTTAGCTAAATCAATTAAATCAAGAATAGCAAAGCAAACCTTGATGAAAGGATGGACAGCTCCAAGGCTGGACCTCCtcttgtccctgctgctccagccacatcTCACAACCACAGGCTTTCTTCAGATATAAACATATGAGTAGCAAACTTCAACTTAAGTACTTGTAGACTGAGGTTACAAGACCCAATTTCCAAGCCAGGCATAAATGGATCATTGCTGCTGGAGTTGGAGACTGGGGTCAGCaacagtgaggagctgcagcacttcttaaaataaatttgacaCCAGATTGCAAAGAATTTTATTGTCAGCATCCTCTAAAGTTCCTTCTGTTGCTCAGAGATCTTGCTGTGTTTTATGTGAGCCcgtgggggttttgtttgttgttggtCTTTTTTCTAACAAGTCCTTTGAAAATTTGCCTGGTGTCCTTGGCAagtgcagctctccagcccaCCACTGACCCCATGAGCTGGGCCAGTGTTCAGGCCACCCCTGGCTGTCAGCACGGACCCTGTGGGCTCAGTGCTGGGCTCACAATGCCCTTTTCACAAGCTGGGCAGTTCTcacagggcagaggagaggatTTTTCCAGAGGAGGGGatgctgtaaatatttcatttagcCAGATCTGATAATGAAACTCCCTGACTCCTCTGAAAACCCCACTGGCACAAACTGGGGTGTGCAGCCAAGAGTGGGGGAGATCTCTGAGCCAGCTTCAATCCTCTTGGACAGTCTCAGCCCACTTTCCCTGGAGTGTTAAATATTCTTTAGCAAAAATAGTGAGAGGATTAATGAGTGGTTCAGGAAGCAGCGTGAGGTGCTGACAAACCAGAACCACCTCggtcctgctctgcctgctgctccaggcagacTCACTAACCCTCTTAGGAAGCTTCATTTGCTTTGTCAAGAAATAATCTGGGATTTCCCTTCCTCATCACTGAGTTTTCCCTCCTCCAGAAGCTGCCAAGAGCTTCTCAGCCATCAGAGAGACAGTTGGAGACGAGTCTGAGCCCTCCTGTGACCTCCACCACccctttttgtttccttgcaaAGCTGCTGTAAATGAAACAAAGCGGAGCAGTGTGTTctgtgtgcagggcagggattaCTGAGTGGCTGCTGTCATCCTTCCTGGACACAGTGTCACAGGTTCCCACCTTGCTGTGCCTGCATGGAGCTGGAACCAGCTGGAGGCTGAGGTTCTGGGAATGCAGCTGAAGATTGCAGCTGAATTTTGGAACAATTGGATGCCATGGATGGAGGCTGCCTGGCTGTCCAAAGCCTGTTGTTTTCAGGGAGCTTCACCTCTGAGCCAGAGGCTGGATTGAATTGCCAGCAAAAACCTCTCCATCTTCCATCAGATGTTTGAGTGCTCCATCCTTGGGCTGTTTGAAGGTGTGCCTGTTGTTTAGTGCAGAAATGAGGTCTCTTGAGTTTTACCCTTGTTTGCTTGGCAGAAGCAAGGCTGCAGATACCCAGAGGGTGTGGAACTGCCAGCATGCCCTCTGCCATTCTGTGTTGTCCCCACAGGGACAGTGAGGGATGCTTCTCAGCACATCCCCTTCTCTGCTGTGCAGTTAACACCAGCATTATCCAAACCAGGACACAGGGAGCTGAGCCACAAACCTTCTGTGTCTCCCACCCCTGCCTCCTGAGCACGCTGCAGCTCCCCTTCTCTGCTGGTGGTGCTCACTGGGTGTTGCTGGTGAcactcctgcctccctgcagagcctgccttTGCTGCCCTCACCCCTGCCACCTCCAGACTGCAAACTGTGCACAGTCATTCTGgctattttaataatttctgctaCTAGTAGaggaaaataatcaaataaatgGATACACGTAAAATGGATTTACCTCATTATAACCATTCCTCCTTAAGGTTTATGTACTTAGTCAATAAATACGCTGTCTTTCAGGGAAAGGCATTTGTGCTTTGGCTTGTAAGCAGATGCAGCATTTCTGAGTTCCTCAGAGCCCAGGATcataaaaatgaagcagcagagcagtgtgagGAGCCAGCAGGATCCTGgtctgctgctctcctgcagcccagccaggctgcactGGGACTGCAGCATGCTTTGTGTCCGGGGAGGGCAGCAGCCTCTGAACCTCATCTCGCAGCTTTCATTGCTGAATTTCCTGCCCCACTGCCCTCCTGCTTTGCCTTTGTCTGTCCTTGGGCCTGGTGTCACCCTTTTGCACCCAGGGCAGGCACACAGAATGCAGCTCCCCAGGCTCAGAGGGAACACGAGGAAAAGCGTTTATCTCACAAGGTGCAGGACAGGAACTCAGCAGAGTCTGGTCCGTGCAGCTTCCCTGGCCTGGGCCAGGGCCAGTCCCTTTCCAGTGGGCAGCCAGGGATGtccagagctccttccagccaACACTCCTCAGGACCAGAGGCTGCAGCCAAGCCTTGGGGAGTGTGACATGTGCAGATGCTCATCCATCGTGCCTTATCTGGAGCGTCTGAAGCTCCTGGCTtcattcttccatttctttgtcAAAGCATCCATTCTACTCACTGAAAACCTTtattcctcctccctgcacctTTTCCAGTCCACCAGCAGCATCTCTTCCAGACTAACCCCGCAGTGGCTGCgctcccagctgccctggaCTCCAGTCTCCCCATGGTCTGCAGTCCCCAGTGGCGCTTTGACACCGAGTGGCACTTTGGCTACGTGCTGCTGGTTGATATTCCACCCTGGGAGACGTGCTGCTGGTGaatattccagcagcagcatttccccaAAGCCAATCCCGAGGCTGCCATAGGCAGAGGATCTCTCTGGATTGGTGCACGCGGTGTCCGCTCCGCTCTCCCCTCCCGAGCAGGAAGCGGCAGAGCCAGGCTCACAGAGAATTCAATAGAAGGAAGTCTCCACACTTACGCAAAGAAATTTGGCAGAAGTTAGATAGTGAGTGCAACAacaagtgctgctgcagagattAGAGACattgcaggagctggagcagtcTCTGGGGGAGATTTACGGAGCTTTCCATGAAGGATTAATCCTTCCAGCCCGTTGCTTTGCAGGTGTGCACGGTAAGTGTGCAGGGAATGCACCTTGGAGAAAGGGATGTGCTTGGAATTTCCATGTCAGCCTGGCTTAGGGAGTTAAACCCAAGTGATTCCCGTCCCTGGGCAagggcacacagcagcagggccacTCAGTGCAGCTGGGAGTGGAGCAGCTGAGTGTTGTGGAGGGGGAAAACTGCACTTGAAGGCTTTGCCTGGAGTTTGGGAATTGTTTGCACTgaccagagctgctctgtgtccaCAGCCTCCGATCAGCACCCCGCGCCGCTCCGACTCCGCTATCTCCGTCCGCTCCTTGCACTCCGAGTCCAACATGTCCTTGCGCTCCACGTTCTCACTccatgaggaagaggaggagccAGTAGGTATTTGGGATTGTCTGAAGGAGCAGGATTAGGAAGCTCAATGTCAAAAGAGTAACTTAGTGGACTGTCGTGAGTACACAGAGCTCTCACGGGCAGATTTCGTGCGATGCCTGGCTCAGACTCCTGCTTTTAACTTTGTTTCCACCACTGACTTTGCTTCCTCATGTACCATTTCCCTGCCTGGAAAGGACAATGGTGAggcttttctgcttcccaggaaaactGTAAGTCTTTGCAAAGTCCTGTGTGATTCCCTGGCCAGCAGAGCAGGTCGGGTTGCAAGGCTCAGGCTGGTGGTCTGGCCCCAGGCAGCAAGAGAAATACAATTCCCTGTGGATTTGGAGCCCCATCCCCATTCAGGGCTGAGTGGCACCCCACAGACTTCATTGTAAGCCCCTGGAGGGTGCAAGGAATTGTCTATATGCTGGGGGAGGATACTTTTAAACTGAGCTTAGCTTGTGGCCCAGTAACCAACCCCAACCTGGATGAATAAAAGGTCAGGCAGCATTCTGCCACTGACCTGGGATAAGAGTGGGATAAGAGTCATAGTTAGGAATCAAGGGGACTGTATTTGCATTTGTGAGAGCAGCATAAAGACAGAGTGAACTGCAGAGATTGATTGGAAATGCTCTGAAACGTGAGCATGGAAAACCATGGTGCTCCAGGAGGATGTGCTTGGAGCCCTGGAGAGCCGAGGTGCTCTGGGGGGATGTGCTTggagccctgtgctggctgtccttGTTGGTAAACAGAACTGGAGAGATCAGCCCATTGCAGCAGAAACAATGTTGTTTCTGCTTCCTAAGGAGTGAAGGAGCCCTTCCCTCAGGATGCTTCAAGAATAGAAAAGTGCAGGCTGCTTTAAAATGGCTCTTAAGCTCAGGCTTAGTACAATTTTGACAACTCTATGCTCAGGCCAGCCAAAGACCAAGTCCCAGCCAGTGCAGCTCACGCAGTTCTGGTGACTCAAACCATTGGCAAAGAAGTTGGTGTGTGCAATTTGCTGTCAGGTGCTGGTCCTGCCAGATGCTGGTGGCCCCCAGTTTGTGATGAGCTGAGGGACCCCAGCCATTCCCAAGCTCGTTCTTCCCCTGCTGCAACTCAGCAGATCCAGACAGAATTTTATGTTGAGATGATGAAACCCTCGGTGTGCCCCTGAGGCTCACCACTGAGGGATTGTGTtattccttctgcagagctgaattTGGACTAATCCACGCTGTGTGTGTCCCTCTGTGTGCCCTGCAGGAGCCCctggtgtttgcagagcagCCGTCCGTgaagctgtgctgccagctgtgctgcagtgtgtTTAAGGATCCCGTCATCACAACCTGTGGGGTAAGGCAGGGCTCTCCCAAATATCCTGTGTGAAACAGAGCCAAGCCTGGACTGTCCCCTCTGTCTCTCCCTGGGGACTGTCAAGCAAAACTAGGGCTTAATTAAAATGGGTGGCTATTCCCAGGAGAGCTGTACTGTCGGCCACCCTGTCCTGGCCATCTTCAGTCTCCTTGCTGTGGCTTCCATGAGGTTGAAAATCCTCCTgaagggctctgcaggagctcctggacACCCCAGGAATGGCTGTGTTTCAGTTGTGAAGGAAGTGTTGCTTATAAAACAAGAATGGCTTGAAGCTTCATTTAGTTAATGCTTGCAAAGGGATTTGAGATCCTCAAATGAAAGGCACGGGGTATTATGAATGTTCTTCTGGATTCCATTTTACTGGGATGTAATAGAAGCTGTATATTATTCCTGCTTCTGTGCTACTTGTGAAGAAAGATGGCTTTGAGATGGCTCTAATGCTTCTGACGTGCTTCTGATCACCAGGATGGGGCTGtagcaacagcagcagagctcaggattGTTTATTGCACTGAGGGTGCTATTCCCCAGaagtgctgggagctggtgcAGTTTGGCTGCTCCATtccagaaagcagctctgcacagagacACAGATTTACTGGTTAATGTGGAAAAACCCCCACTGCAGGAAGCAGCCTGGCTTCATCTGCagtcctgctctggcagctctggagggAGCTCGGTGCAGCTGTGCCGGGCAGGAAAAGGCCAcgggagcagggcagcagatAACAGCTCCAGAGGGGgactccagccctgccaagagCTGGCTCCATGGCCAGGGAATGTGGCTGAGGAGGCTCCAGGGAATGCACGGGGCAGGATCAGGACCAGTGAAATGCTGCAGCCTTTTTGTTCATTAGTGTGTTAGATGGTGTTTGCTACTTTGTCAAGTTAAACTGTCAGAACGGAGAGGGGAGCTATTTAAAGTGCTCTCAAATTTACAGAGCATTTAATGGGCTTACAAACCAGCTGTTCCATctgcctggcagcaggacagggcagcttctgctgctccagggggaTGGATGTGATGGGCTGACTGGGCAAGGACAGCGAGAGGCCAGGCTTCCCCTTCCCTCGAGGGCTTCTCAGGGGAATGAGAGGGCTGACATGGGCTACAGAGGAGGGTGAAGTAGAGAAGCCCTGTGCAGATGTGGAGGGTAGGAAAGGCTTGGATGTGTTGAAGAGCAGCTGGATGGAGCTCAGAgagagccctgctctggggggatggtgtccctgcccatggcaggcaATTGGAACTTGATGATCTCTAAGagcccttccaacccaaaccattccaggattctgtgatcccatgaaTATCAGAGTGTGGCAGAACATGCCCCTGGCTTTGGCTGGCACCACGATCATGGCCTGATCCTGAACGGGGAGGACATCAAAGCTCCAGCCTGTGTGTTCAGTGCTCTCAGGAGCAGGACCTGTGCTTCACCCTGAGCTGCCTGAGCAAGCAGCTGGGGTTTGCCCTGTGGTGCTGAGCTAAAACAGGCAGAACAGCTGCTGAGGCTCCTGAGCCACAGGCTTTGGTATCTCCCACCTTTCCCATAGATAGCCACAGGGAATAATTCACCCGCTCTCGTTTTACGCTGACGCTGCTGTTCCTCTCTGTCTCCACAGCACACGTTTTGCAGGAGATGTGCCTTAACATCTGGTGAGTACAGAACTGTTCTTGTGTGATGCAGCCAAAACACtgttattttctggtttatttgcTTTCACCTAAAGAGAAACCTGCTGAAAAATGTCCAAAGGGCTTAAAACACGCTGGCACTCAGacatgctgctgcagcagtgaggggctgggggctgctggtACACTCTGGAGCATGGGCACTGCAGAGAGGGCTGGGCCCTGCCCCTGGGCACAGGATGTTCTCAGATCCTGGAAAATGCAGTGGATAATCCCAGGATAATACATGTCTCGCCCAGGGTTGACCCACTGATTTCAAACTGAAAGCTTTCTGTGGCTGCCTGGATAAAGAGCCAGGGGCCACATTTGGCATCAACCCCTTCACCCCCATCCCCTCAGTGCCAGGACTCTGGCCCCTGACTGAGCCCCACTGAGCTGCTTTAGCTCAGCCAGCTcttgcagagccctgggagagcCCAAGCCCCTGGCTGCTGGCCTGGGCTAACCAGCTCCTGCTTGGTTGGACTCTGGCTgcaaaaaaaagactttttttttggcaggagCCTGTGCCCCTCTTGGCAAGCTGTTGTTCAGCACAGAGCCAAGCCATTGGCATTACCAGAGCAGCGAGCCCCGAGGAGgctccctggggagccctgcAAAGCAACAGCTCTTTCTTCCTTGGGATTTTTGTGTTCCATATGCAGGAGGTCCCTCTGCTTTGCATGTTAATCCCCTCACGGTGCTCTGCTGAATCAACCCCAGCCCACAGATCTGTAGCAAAAGGCTTTGCAATTGCAATCCCCATGCCTGGAGTGTTCCATAAACAACTGGATGTGGCAGAGCTCAGTTGATAAGATGGTGATCAGTCCAAGGCTTAGACTCAgtgatcttggagatcttttccagcctaaaggATTCTGGGTTTCAGTGgttgctggcagcaggagctgagtgaGGCCTGGGTGAGGAGCAGGTTATGGGTGGTGATTTGTGCTCACTGCCTGTGAACACTCACCCTTCAGCCAGCACAAGGCAGTCTGAATCACTGTGGGCTTCTTtcactgccagctccctcaAACCTTTACAGATTAACATCAACTGTGACTTTTCTAAGCCCCAAGACAAACCAAAGATAATGGCTTGCAGACCCTGGGGGAATATTCCTGGCTCTTTCCATGGCCACTCACCTGAGAGTTGGCTGACTCGAccagggaaggcagaaaaaCGCAATTTCCACGCAGGAGCTCTTGGAAATGCTCGTGCCCCATCTCAGCCCTCACTGACCGTGCCAcccttccctccctggcagAGAAGTGCCCCGTGGACAACGCCAAGCTGACGGTGGTGGTGAACAACATCGCGGTGGCCGAGCAGATCGGGGAGCTGTTCATCCACTGCAAGTACGGCTGCCGGCCCGCCGCCAGCAGCAAGCCCACCGCCTTCGAGGTGGACCCCCGTGGCTGCCCCTTCACCATCAAGCTGAGTGCCAGGAAGTGAGTGCTccttccagcctgcagctctgcagggaaagggctgtgccagcctggcctgcccgagctgctcctgcagcgCTGCTCGGCTGTGCCAGGGGCGTGGGCAGCCTGGCTTCAGGGGACAGCTGTCAGGGGAAGGACGCTGTTCTCTGCTCCCTgagtgccagcactgccacagggGGTGCATTGTGAGAGCAGCCACCTCACATCTGGGATGAAACTCCGTGGCCGTGGTCAAGTAGAGAACTTGGGATTCTTTTCGTAGGAGGAATTAACTTGGTTATGTCTTGTGAATTTGAAATCTATCTCCCTCCCCATGCTAAATgcattccctgttttccctgtcCATGGCTGCCTGAAGGCTCAGCCCATCAGCTGCAGAAGTAGATGTGACCTGTGAAAATGTGGCTTATTATTACTCTCAATTTTCTGGCCAAATGAGAATTTAAACCTGGAACTGCAGTCTCAGAGCAGGAGGCTTTGGATCATCTGACAGCCTCACAGGGCTGGTTTGCTCCTCTCCTGAGGATCTGTGTTGTTCCCATTAATTTTTGCTTGTTGCTGattttccctgcctttgcttCTCTCCGTGGACAGGGACCATGAGAGCAGCTGTGATTACAGGCCCGTGCGCTGCCCCAACAACCCCAGCTGCCCTCCCCTCCTCAAAATGAACCTGGAGGCTCACCTGAAGGAGTGTGAGCACATCAAGTGTCCCCACTCCAAATACGGGTAAGGAGCTGACGCTTTTGGCTGGGGAGGATGCACTGAGCTCATTACTGAGCTGCCTTTTGGCAGCCCCGAGGCCTCTGAGCAgctctccccagggctgtgcattggcctgaggctgagctgggggtTACAGGGATGGCAGGAGGCAGCCCCAGAGCCTCCAGGTGGGAACAGACAGGTCACAGTCCCTGGTGAGGAGGAGGGTGAGTGCACAGgcagaagagctggaggagagtCACAGCATGAGGAGAGGGGGATGAGGATAAGGGTGATTTGAGCACCATGGCAGTGTCTTGTCAAACCAGGCCTTGTCCCAAGGCAGGGAAGTGCTGATCCACCTCAGAGGATTCCCTGtcagccccagggcagcccctgctTGGGTTTACTGTTGCAGGAAGAGGGTTCACAGAAAGTTCTTCCAGCAATGGCACAGGGCACTGGTGGTGGCCCCATCCCCCAGGGGTGTAAGTGCCATGTAGATGTGGCCTTGGGGGAACGAGTGGACTCGATGGTCttaaaggccttttccagcctcaacaattctgtgattcagtgatcCTAAGCCATGTCTTGGCAGAGGCAGAGCAAGGCAAgtcctggcagagcagccatGCTGCAGGCCCCagtcagcagctgctgagggcagctgCAGTTTTCTCCCTTGGCTTTGATGGCTTCTGGTGAACACAACAAACTGATGCCAGACTGTCTCCTGCCCACtatctgcttttccttgcaACTTCCCAGACAGACAGTCCAGTTTGGGGCCAATGCCCTGGCTGGAAGAGTGGGAGCTGCTTGGCCTCTcttgtcctgcagctgcctctctcagcaggatcatagaatcattaaaatTGGAAAGCACCTCCAAGGTGATCAAGTCCATCCTCTGAAGGATGACAAACCACaacatccctgcagctggggaccCAGAGGGGCCTTGGAGCTCCCCTGAGGAGACAGCTGAGCAAGGAATCTCCACGTGCTGCCTTCCCCTCAGGTGCACGTTCATAGGAAACCAGGACACCTACGAGACCCACCTGGAGACGTGCAAGTTCGAGGGTCTGAAGGAGTTCCTGCAGCAGACGGACGATCGCTTCCACGAGATGCAGGTGGCAATGGCCCAGAAGGACCAGGAGATCGCCTTCCTGCGCTCCATGCTGGGGAAACTCTCGGAGAAAATCGACCAGCTGGAGAAGAACCTGGAGCTGAAGTTTGGTGAGTGTGCAGCAGGCCAGCTCAGtggtcagagctgcagggacaggctctCTGGGAGGTGATGCTTTCCCTGCTGATGGCAGCGGTGTGTTGTGAGGTTGGGTGGCAGTGGGTGCCCTCTGCCTGTTCCCTGGGATGCCATCAGTGGCTCTGCAGTGACTGTGGGGCTGTCCCTCTCTCGTAGATGTGCTGGATGAGAACCAGAGCAAGCTGAGCGAGGACCTGATGGAATTCCGCAGGGACGCCTCCATGCTGAACGTGAGGACGGGCCCTGGGGTGGAGTTACCAGCTCTGCTCCTACCTGGGCTTCTCCTGCAGTGGGGGAGGCTTTGGGGAGagctttctgctcctttttcagGGGCATtgtcccctcctccctgcctgcaggaagTGGGGAGATAAGCAGATCCAAGCAGTCTGGTGAATTGCAGAGTGAGGACAGTATATTCTGAGAGGTATTTCTGGGCCTCTCTGAATACTGAAGAGTTCAGTGCAGGTCTGAGGTGCTGTCAGAGCCCTGTGGTCTCTGCAGGGAGGTGACAAAGGGATGTGGCAGTCACAGAGTAGAGCAGAGACCTCTGGTCAGAGGATGAGTCTGCCGCTGAGGAAGAGCCCTGTGGGCATCAACAAGACAAGAGGGGTTGTGGCAGTGGAGAGGACAGTCCTAAACCATGTCCAGGGCAGGCTGGCCTGGCTGGATCCACAGCTCACACAGCTTGTTGTGTTTTTCAGGATGAGCTCTCCCACATCAATGCTCGGCTCAACATGGGCATCCTGGGATGTGAGTACCCCCCAGGTCCCCACTGCCTCGGGCTGGCCCTGGGGGATGCCCAGGGAGCCCTCCTGGGTGCTCTCACACCTCCCTCACCTGCCTCTCCTTTCTGCAGCCTATGATCCTCAGCAGATCTTCAAGTGCAAGGGGACCTTTGTGGGCCACCAGGGCCCCGtgtggtgtttgtgtgtgtacTCCATAGGAGACTTGCTCTTCAGTGGCTCCTCAGACAAAACCATTAAGGTAAGagcttccctctcccctgcacCCTCTGCACTTGCACGTGGTACAGAAGCCGAGTTcatttgtggggtttggggggggGGGATGTTGCTTCCTAAAGTTTCCTCCAAAGAATCAAATGAGTCTTTGTGATTATAGTTGGACAAAATTCTCTGCAAGGAAACATTATGTGCTAGTGAAATTGAGAGACAAACAGAGAACTTTGCAGAGCCCTGATTAGAATctcattcctgcagctgctggttttgctttatgTGGCATTTAGGGTATTCAGGACTATTTCAGCTTCTGATTTTATGTTCTTTTGTTATAAAAAGTCATCTTTGAACAAAACATTTGTCCCTGATCCAGTGTGTCCTTTCCCTATTTTATggggtgtttgttttcctttgtcctgTTTTCAGTGACTCAAActgacagcactgcagcctcaccagcccttcccagtgtcactggtggctgctggccaggctggggacCCCCATGGGCTGCCACAGCTaaccctgccaggagcagagctttgcttttagagccacagggaaggaaatggaTATTGCTGCGTGtttgggaagggaagcagatttctcccctgtcctggctgctctgggcaccacATTCCCACGTTCCTCTTGAGAGAGCAGTGTGTGCTCAGGGGAAGAGCCTTTGCAGTGGCAGaggaagctgtgctgtgccactggagccctggggtgggaagggctggagcaggaggctgagctgctcctttgtCTCAGTGTGTTGTGTTGGCCTGGGctgagggaggcagagctggagcagctgattcctgctgctggcctgtGTCTCGTTAGCCTCAGCCTGACCCTCTGCAGTCCATTCCCTTTGCTAGCCAAGCCTCCAGGCTGGCAGGCAGTGCCCAGGTGACAGCCAGAGAGTGCCCAGGTGACAGCCAGACAGTGCCCAGGTGACAGCCAGAGAGTGCCCAGGTGACAGCCAGTGAGTGCCCAGGTGACAGCCAGAGAGTGCCCAAGTGACAGCCAGCCTGTTTCCTCCTCTGGCTGCTGACATCCTGCCCCGGCTCCAGCCTCTgccttgtgttttctgttaGGTGTGGGACACCTGTACCACATACAAGTGCCAAAAGACCCTGGAGGGTCATGATGGAATTGTGCTGGCTCTCTGCATCCAGGGGTGAGTGAGGAGGGGCAGCTGTCCCAGGGGAGagtggggacagccctggggcccCTGACCGTGCCCTCACAATTCCCATCCTCTGTCCTGTGCCAGATTAGGCATGAGAGGGGCATCTTGCCTCTTTGCTGTGGTAAAATGAACAAGAAACGTGTCTCTCTGGTCTCCCCCTGTCCTGGTTTCCTCCTCTGGTCACCAGCAGGGTGCCtggctccctgctccagtgtccagcctggcctcccACAGGAGCTGGGCCTGCTCTGGGGTGGGTGTGCACAGCCTTGGCCCAGCGAGACCCCCCCCAgtgcctggggacagggtgggaccCTGCACGTGGCGCTGTCCCCCGGTGACCCCGCTTTGTGTCCCGGTGTCATTGCAGGAACAAGCTGTACAGTGGCTCTGCTGACTGCACCATCATCGTGAGTACAGGGCAGcctcagcctgctctgcagcagggactgtccctcctctgccagggctgtgggactGAAACCAAACCCCCGTGGGCTGCATCCACTCCTGGGCTGGGCTTGGGGCTGTCCTTGGGCAGGATTTcccactcccagctcctgcctgggagcaggaggctggTGGCCTGCCCAGCCCCTCATGGGTGTTCTGCTTTGGTGGGCTTGACAGTGCTGGACTTggtcttagagggcttttcccaCCTAAAGCATTCCATAATTCTTGTTTGCAGG
Proteins encoded in this region:
- the TRAF7 gene encoding E3 ubiquitin-protein ligase TRAF7 isoform X2 → MRMMACLRSAPRAAPTPLSPSAPCTPSPTCPCAPRSHSMRKRRSQAEFGLIHAVCVPLCALQEPLVFAEQPSVKLCCQLCCSVFKDPVITTCGHTFCRRCALTSEKCPVDNAKLTVVVNNIAVAEQIGELFIHCKYGCRPAASSKPTAFEVDPRGCPFTIKLSARKDHESSCDYRPVRCPNNPSCPPLLKMNLEAHLKECEHIKCPHSKYGCTFIGNQDTYETHLETCKFEGLKEFLQQTDDRFHEMQVAMAQKDQEIAFLRSMLGKLSEKIDQLEKNLELKFDVLDENQSKLSEDLMEFRRDASMLNDELSHINARLNMGILGSYDPQQIFKCKGTFVGHQGPVWCLCVYSIGDLLFSGSSDKTIKVWDTCTTYKCQKTLEGHDGIVLALCIQGNKLYSGSADCTIIVWDIQNLQKVNTIRAHDNPVCTLVSSHNMLFSGSLKAIKVWDIVGTELKLKKELTGLNHWVRALVASQNYLYSGSYQTIKIWDIRNLECVHVLQTSGGSVYSIAVTNHHIVCGTYENLIHVWDIETKEQVRTLTGHVGTVYALAVISTPDQTKVFSASYDRSLRVWSMDNMICTQTLLRHQGSVTALAVSRGRLFSGAVDSTVKVWTC
- the TRAF7 gene encoding E3 ubiquitin-protein ligase TRAF7 isoform X1, encoding MSSNKNARYNRFSSGTTSITTSENTNGTRMETTFGPAFSAVTTITKADGTNTFKQHRRTPSSSSTLTYSPRDEDDGMPPISTPRRSDSAISVRSLHSESNMSLRSTFSLHEEEEEPEPLVFAEQPSVKLCCQLCCSVFKDPVITTCGHTFCRRCALTSEKCPVDNAKLTVVVNNIAVAEQIGELFIHCKYGCRPAASSKPTAFEVDPRGCPFTIKLSARKDHESSCDYRPVRCPNNPSCPPLLKMNLEAHLKECEHIKCPHSKYGCTFIGNQDTYETHLETCKFEGLKEFLQQTDDRFHEMQVAMAQKDQEIAFLRSMLGKLSEKIDQLEKNLELKFDVLDENQSKLSEDLMEFRRDASMLNDELSHINARLNMGILGSYDPQQIFKCKGTFVGHQGPVWCLCVYSIGDLLFSGSSDKTIKVWDTCTTYKCQKTLEGHDGIVLALCIQGNKLYSGSADCTIIVWDIQNLQKVNTIRAHDNPVCTLVSSHNMLFSGSLKAIKVWDIVGTELKLKKELTGLNHWVRALVASQNYLYSGSYQTIKIWDIRNLECVHVLQTSGGSVYSIAVTNHHIVCGTYENLIHVWDIETKEQVRTLTGHVGTVYALAVISTPDQTKVFSASYDRSLRVWSMDNMICTQTLLRHQGSVTALAVSRGRLFSGAVDSTVKVWTC
- the TRAF7 gene encoding E3 ubiquitin-protein ligase TRAF7 isoform X3, producing the protein MSLRSTFSLHEEEEEPEPLVFAEQPSVKLCCQLCCSVFKDPVITTCGHTFCRRCALTSEKCPVDNAKLTVVVNNIAVAEQIGELFIHCKYGCRPAASSKPTAFEVDPRGCPFTIKLSARKDHESSCDYRPVRCPNNPSCPPLLKMNLEAHLKECEHIKCPHSKYGCTFIGNQDTYETHLETCKFEGLKEFLQQTDDRFHEMQVAMAQKDQEIAFLRSMLGKLSEKIDQLEKNLELKFDVLDENQSKLSEDLMEFRRDASMLNDELSHINARLNMGILGSYDPQQIFKCKGTFVGHQGPVWCLCVYSIGDLLFSGSSDKTIKVWDTCTTYKCQKTLEGHDGIVLALCIQGNKLYSGSADCTIIVWDIQNLQKVNTIRAHDNPVCTLVSSHNMLFSGSLKAIKVWDIVGTELKLKKELTGLNHWVRALVASQNYLYSGSYQTIKIWDIRNLECVHVLQTSGGSVYSIAVTNHHIVCGTYENLIHVWDIETKEQVRTLTGHVGTVYALAVISTPDQTKVFSASYDRSLRVWSMDNMICTQTLLRHQGSVTALAVSRGRLFSGAVDSTVKVWTC